CAGCCGCGCGGTGCCGATCAAGCCGGCAATATGGGCGTCATGAGCGCAAGCGTGCATGGCCGGCTGATCCTTACCGGAAAGATCCTTCACAATATCCGTGCTGGCATACGAGACTCCGGACGCCTCCTTCACCGGAAGCCCATCCATGTCCGCGCGGACAAGCAAAGTGGGCCCCGCTCCGTTTGTCAGCACTCCCACCACCCCGGTGTTCCCGACTTTTTCGGTCACTGCAAAGCCAAGCAAACGCAGCTCACGGGCGACCAAGGCGGCCGTTTTCACCTCCATGAACGAGAGCTCCGGGTGAGCGTGCAGATTGCGGTAGATCGCTTCGATCGGAGCATATTCCGCCTGCACCCGCTCATTCACATGCTTTCGGAGTTCCTGGGAGACCGAAGCAGCCGTGGCCTGGAACCGCGACAGGGCTGCGATCAAACTGACAAGGACGGAAAGAGTGGCGAAGTTCGATTTCATGAAACCCAGATTGGTGACCCAGCCTAGCCTCACGGCGCGCCATGACAACCTCAAAGCCGGGTGGCGGAGGGGTAGCCGGGTGTGATTTGAAGTGAGCGAGCTGGAACTGATTGCATCGGAGGGGACCAAAGCGGCACAGGGGTGCACGCACTCCAAGACGCTCCGCGCGGTGGCAAAGCTATTTGGAGTGCTGTAGTCCTCTACAGCTTTCAGCACCCGACGGAGTCGGAAATACCGCTGACGAGGAAACACTCTCACCCACTTTAATCACACCCGCCTCGCTGGGCTCCCCGCGTTAGCTAATCTCTTCAAACCAGGGGTTCTCACGTGCCAAATCAAGTGGAACTAGCCCTCACCTCCTCCCAATCAAGCTGAAACCGGGCGAGGTACTTGCGCAGCCGATCAGCATCGTTCGCCGTTCGCCGATTCTCGCGAGTCACGGCAAACAGTTTCCTTCCCGCTTCGGAGAGGGTGGCGGATTCCCGACAAACCCGAATCACTCCGGCGAGTTGCACCCGATCGAACAGATCAAGCTCCTTGAGACGTTTGGGACCCACCAGCGCGAGCAGCGTGGCGTCATCATCCCCTTCATCCCGTGCCTCGCTCCACGCCACGCGGAGACGGGTCACTTCACCGGACAGCACCTCGCGGGTGATTCTTCCTCCCGACGCGAGGGTCGCCATTCGGGTAACACAGGCATTGAGGTCCCGGAAGTTGGCCGACCAGCGAGCGGCCGGAGACCGAGCAAATTCGAGGAAGGCCTCGCGCACTTCCTTGCTGAGCGTGACCCGCTGACCGGATTTCCGCGCATACTGGTCAAGTTCGTAATCTAGATTGGGTTCAATATCCTCCGGACGCTCCCGTAATCCAGGCAACTGGAAGGTCCAGAGATTGATTCGAGCCAACAAATCCTCACGAAAACGTCCCTCCCGCACACTCTGGAGCAGATCGCGGTTCGTCCCCGCGATCAGCTGAAAATCGCTCCTCACCTCCTCATCCCCCCCAAAGGGGAGAAAACGCTTCTCCTCAAGCGCGCGCAAGAGCATCGCCTGCTCGTCGGCCCCCAGTTCGCCGATCTCATCCAGGAACAACACACCTCGATCGGCCGTGCGCAACAACCCAGCCCGATCCTTTTGGGCTCCCGTAAACGCCCCTTTCACATGACCGAACAACGCGCTCATCGCGGAATCCCCGCGCAAGGTGGCGCAGTTGACATCCACAAATCCGCCCTCGAGCTGGTGCCGGGATTTCTTGAGTTCGTAGATGCGGCGAGCCAGCTGTGATTTACCGGCACCCGTAGGTCCGGTCAGCAAGATCGGCTCCCGAGCCTGGATCGCCACATGTTCAATCTGCTCGATAAGCTCATTGAACCGGGCGTTGCGAGTGGCGATTCCCGACTTCAAAAAGGTGCGGGCTTCACGCTGCTCCGTGCCGAAGCGCGAGGCCAGGCGATCATACTTGGACAAATCGAGATCGATGATGGCGAACTTGCCGTCGGCTCCACGTCGCTTGGAATCCAACGGGGCGCTCTGCACCAGCCGCGCGGGAAAATGCCGCGATTCCGTCAGCAAGAACAAACAGATCTGCTGCACGTGGGTGCCGGTGGTGATATGAATCAGGTATTCCTCTTCGTCCGGTTTGAAGGGATAAGCCCGAGCGAAGTCATGCAATGCAGCATAGACCTCCTCAAAATCCCAGGGATCCCGCAGCGGCTGCGGCGTTCCGCGTGCAATGATGGATTCGGACACCCGTCGCAGGTCCGACAAGACCACATTGGCGATATTCTGAAACTGAGGGTCGTAGATCAGCTCGAACCGATCCACCGGCAGCTCCGGATGCTTGCACAAGGAAACCGTCGGACGCCATTTAGACCACCGCTCTTCGTGGTAGCCGAAGTCCAACACACTCCCCAGCAGTCCAATCACGACTCGTTTCTTGGTTGCCATAGCTTTAATTCGCTTACATTAGCTTATCGGCTACTCGCTTGAAGAGGCAAATCGTTTCGACAGAGGGCCCAACCTACTAAAGAGGACGTTTTCTGCGCGTTTTCAGCATTTCCACGAGTTCGGGGCCATCATCTCGAGGTTGGCATGCGCCTTGCAATAGGGTCGGCAGAACGAGACGAAAGAATCGATATGGCCAACAAGAACTTATTCCGATCCCAGCGAGGAGCACTGCTCCCGCAAACGGATGCCACCAATCAAGAGGGTGCCCCGGCCTATGCGTTCGGCCCGAGGCACGCCCTCGCGCAGTATGTCGCAACGGGTTGCTTGAACTCCACCTTCTACGCCTCCGCGAAGGACCAATTGCAGCAACTCCTGAGCTTGGCGCGAGACGTCGATGATCCGTTTCTCGCGAAAGCGGCGGTTTACGCCCGAACCAAGGGATTCATGAAGGATACCCCGGCGGTGCTCTGCGCCCTCCTGGCGACCCGCGATACTCAGCTTCTGCGACGGGTTTTCGATCGGGTGATCGACGATGGAAAAATGCTCCGGAACTTTGTGCAGGTCATGCGCTCCGGAGCCGTGGGACGCAAGTCTCTCGGCACGGTGCCGAAAAAGCTGGCTCAGGGCTGGTTGGAGTCCAGAACCGACGAGCAACTGTTTCGGGCGTCGGTTGGGAACGACCCCTCCATGGCGGACCTGATCAAGTTGGTTCACCCGAAACCGAACAGTCCACAGCGCGAGGCCCTGTATGGATACCTGCTCGAGCGAAAGCACGAAGCCACCGCACTGCCCGAAATCGTCAAACAGTTCGAGGCGTTTAAGGCGGCCGTTCCCAACCAGCGAGGTGTGGTGCCGGAGGTACCGTTCCAAATGCTCACGGCGCTCAACCTCGGTCAAACGGAATGGGCGGCAATCGCAAAACAGGCGCCTTGGCAGATGACTCGCATGAATCTGAACACCTTCGCTCGTCACGGGGTTTTCAACGATCGAGCTATGGTTAACACGGTCGCTCAGCGACTCAAGGATCCGAGTGCCGTCCGACGCGCTCGAGCGTTTCCGTATCAGCTGCTGGCCGCGTTTCGGTCGGCCGGGAACGAGGTGCCCAGCCCGATTTTAGAAGCACTGCAGGACGCCATGGAGGTGGCAACCGAGAACGTGCCCCGTCTCGAGGGAAAGATCTATGTGTGTCCGGATGTCTCCGGCTCCATGAGTTCCCCGGTGACGGGGCACCGGAAGGGGGCGACGAGCTCGGTGCGGTGCATCGATGTAGCTGCTCTGGTGGCCGCTTCCATCCTGCGACAGAATCCGCAGGCCGAAGTCCTGCCGTTCGAGTCGAACGTCGTGCCGGTGCGTCTGAACGCCCGCGACAGCATCATGACGAATGCAGAGAAGTTGGCTGCAGTGGGCGGAGGCGGAACGAACTGTTCCGCCCCGCTGGCCGAGTTGAACCGCCGCCAAGCGAAGGGCGACCTGGTCGTGTTCATCTCCGACAACGAATCGTGGGTGGACGCGACCAATGGCCGCGGAACCGGGACAATGCGCGAGTGGACCGTGTTTAAGCGGTTTAATCCGCAGGCTCAGTTGGTCTGTATCGATCTTCAGCCTTCGGCGACCACGCAGGCGAACGAGGGAGAATCGGTATTGAACGTCGGAGGATTTTCCGACCAAGTCTTCGAGGTGATCGCCGCCTTCACGGAAGGCCGCCTCGGGGCCGAGCATTGGGTGGGCGTCATGGACGCCATCTCTTTGTAGGACGCCACCGGAGGGCGGAGCAGCACAGCAAGCTGTGACTGTTTCCGCCCTCCTCGAAAGACGAATTTGCGGTTCGAATGCCGCCGAGACTACACGAAACCAAACCGTCTCGGTAACCTTTTGTCGAACCGCTCTTAATAACGGGCTCTCGTCGAGGGCCAAGTCAGATTTGTGACGAATGCCGATGGAACTACATCTCTAAAGAAGACGCGGTTCCGGGTTCGAGTCCCGGTGGCTCCAACAGATGGGGCCATAGCTCAATGGTAGAGCACGAAAACGTTTCATCACTCTTTGTCGTCACATACTTTTGCAATAGATATGGAAACTGCCACAAACCAAATGAGCATCCAATCCACCGGCGAAGCGACGGGATTTCTCCCAGCGCCGGAGAACAAAGGAAAACCGATCACCGTCATCGGAACCAAGGCCATCCGCGACGGCTTCGATGCCAAGTGCCTCGAGCAAGCGTTGAACTCACGCGGTGCGCCCGGTGTGACGGATCTGGTGCTGAACCCCGATGCCCATGCAGGCTATGGAGCCCCGGTCGGTTGCGTGCTCGTGTCCCCGACCCATGTGTATCCGGGGCCGGTGGGGGTGGATATCAAATGCTCCATGAGCCTGCTGCAGCTGGATCTTCCCGCCGCCGCGATCGAGGATAGGCCGACCCGCCGGGCGCTCATTGACGCCATTCTGGAGCGCACTCCAACCGGCGCAGGTAAGGGCCAGCGTTCCGTCAAGAAAGGGCGCGCGGTCGACAGTGCGCTAGGCCGTCGCGTTGCGATCGAAGGCGCTTCAGTCGGGGTCTGTCACGAACTCGGGATCCCGCCCGAGTGGGCGACCCGCTGCGAGGATTCCTTTCACCTGGGCCACAACAACCAAAGCGGCGATCTCGCCGAGCGCCTCGAGTTCCTCCTCTCGACTGGCCGCTTCGCCAAATTCGAAGACAAGGTGCGTCAACTCGGTTCCTACGGCGGCGGAAACCACTTTGGAGAATGCGAGACGGTGCAGGTGGGAACTGACGAACGGGCCCGGCGCGCCGCCGAGGTCTTCGGACTGCGCGATGGGCACGTGGCGTTTCTTTCCCACTGCGGATCTCGCGGGTTCGGGTATCAGCTCGCGAATGATCAGTTTCGGGTGCTCCAAAGCAAGTTTGCCACTTGGGACATCCCTCTACCGGGTGGGGATCGCGAATTGGTCTATGCCCCTCTCGGCACTCCCGAGGCGAACGACTATCTGAATGACATGGCCTTGGGTGCCAACTTTGCGACCGTGAATCATCTCTTGATCAATGCTCTGGTGTTGGAGGCATTCCAAGAGGTGCTACCCGGAGCCCGTGGATCCCTCGTGTACTTCATTAGCCACAATATCGCCCGACGCGAGATCGTCGAGAATCGCGAATGCTGGGTTCATCGAAAGGGAGCCACCCGGGCCTTTCCCGCCCACCATTATGCCCTGAAAGAAACACCGTTTTATGAAACCGGGCATCCGATCCTATTGCCGGGCAACCCGACGGCGGGATCCTGCGTGATGGTGGCCGATCCTGGCGCCGCTAAGAGCTGCTATAGCGTAAACCACGGCGCAGGCCGAGCCAAGGGGCGCAAGGCGGCAATCCGGGAACTGGACCAGTCAACGGTGGATCAAGAGTTTGCCGCTCACGATATCCTGACCAACTGCCGCACCTATCCGAAGGACGAGGCTCCGGCGGCCTACAAGGACTTCAACGAAGTCCTCAGCTCAGTCCGGCTCGCTGGCCTGGCCAGTGAAGTGGCGCGGCTGCGCGCCCGCTTCGTGATCAAGGATTCCGAGGACAGCCTGAAAGGGGCAGCCTAGAAGTTCCTGCTTGGGGCGTTCCCGTCGGCGTACGGAGTTTCCACTTCAGTGGGGGCGGCGTGCGTTCAGCGGTTCAGGCAGGAACTCGCCACCAATGCACGTAAGCCGACCGAGCTGGCCAGAACCTGAGTTTTTGCCCACGGAACACACAGAACACACGGATGAAACCAAGCCCACTGGCAGCCCGGTCAGAATAAAATCACCTCACCGGATTTCAGGTCCCATCCGTGTGATCCGCGTGATCCGTGGGCCAAATCGCCTCTTTCCCTGTTCCCAGTTCAGGGGCGGTTGCGAGTGTAACCTTTTTCCCATCCGTGGCTCGGTGCCAGCAGAAGGAACTTTGATACGATGACACTGGAACGAATCATTCGAATGGCGGCCGGGACCTTCGTCCTGTCGAGCTTGGCGCTGGCCCATTATCATAGCCCCAACTGGCTGTGGTTTACGGCCTTTGTAGGCTTCAACCTGCTCCAATCGTCCATGACGGGTTTCTGCCCGCTGGAAATCGTGCTTAAGAAACTCGGTGTCGGGAAGCAGCAGGGTTGCTGCTAGGGGTTCACCAGGATCTCGAGTTCCGCGGTGGCTACACACTTGGCGTGATTGACTTCGTCGAGATACACGACCCGCAGGTAACGTCCTTGCAGAGCGCGCGGGAATTCCAACTGACGCCAAGTCTGGGGATCCTTCTTGAAATTGGCGAACGATCCTTCGAATTGGGGCCTCTCCGCAAAGGCATCCGGTTTCTCACTCGCCCACACCGAAATGGCGCTCGGAAAATTCCCAACAGCGTCTTGACGGGACAAATAAGCCAGCCCGTTCACCGACCACGATTTTCCGAGGTCGACGACCACTTCATGAGGGGGCGGGAGGGTCGAGCTACGCCAGGCGGTATGCCACATGGTCTTGGGATCTCCATCAAATGCCGCCCCGGCGGGAGTGTCGTTCTCCTCTGAACTAGCCTTCACAACGCTGATTTGGGAAGGAGGGAGACCGAAACGACGGCTCACCACCGGCCCCCCGGCGGATGACGATGACGGGTTCTCGGTGTCAAAATAGCGCGCTTTCAGGATCCCACCCAGCGGCAGACGCTGAGGCTCTCGATAAACCAAGGACTTCCGACCCGGCTCAGAACCGTCAAGGGTATACCGAATCTCCCAAGCCGGAGTCGGGCTCTCGATGGCGAAATGACCGTCGCGACTACGGGACAGGGTGGGAGCTCGCATGGCAGGTTGTCCTCCCTCTCGATACGCCAGCGCGGGCACCGGACGATCGACATGGAACGCCGCGA
This sequence is a window from Verrucomicrobiales bacterium. Protein-coding genes within it:
- a CDS encoding sigma 54-interacting transcriptional regulator, yielding MATKKRVVIGLLGSVLDFGYHEERWSKWRPTVSLCKHPELPVDRFELIYDPQFQNIANVVLSDLRRVSESIIARGTPQPLRDPWDFEEVYAALHDFARAYPFKPDEEEYLIHITTGTHVQQICLFLLTESRHFPARLVQSAPLDSKRRGADGKFAIIDLDLSKYDRLASRFGTEQREARTFLKSGIATRNARFNELIEQIEHVAIQAREPILLTGPTGAGKSQLARRIYELKKSRHQLEGGFVDVNCATLRGDSAMSALFGHVKGAFTGAQKDRAGLLRTADRGVLFLDEIGELGADEQAMLLRALEEKRFLPFGGDEEVRSDFQLIAGTNRDLLQSVREGRFREDLLARINLWTFQLPGLRERPEDIEPNLDYELDQYARKSGQRVTLSKEVREAFLEFARSPAARWSANFRDLNACVTRMATLASGGRITREVLSGEVTRLRVAWSEARDEGDDDATLLALVGPKRLKELDLFDRVQLAGVIRVCRESATLSEAGRKLFAVTRENRRTANDADRLRKYLARFQLDWEEVRASST
- a CDS encoding TROVE domain-containing protein, which codes for MANKNLFRSQRGALLPQTDATNQEGAPAYAFGPRHALAQYVATGCLNSTFYASAKDQLQQLLSLARDVDDPFLAKAAVYARTKGFMKDTPAVLCALLATRDTQLLRRVFDRVIDDGKMLRNFVQVMRSGAVGRKSLGTVPKKLAQGWLESRTDEQLFRASVGNDPSMADLIKLVHPKPNSPQREALYGYLLERKHEATALPEIVKQFEAFKAAVPNQRGVVPEVPFQMLTALNLGQTEWAAIAKQAPWQMTRMNLNTFARHGVFNDRAMVNTVAQRLKDPSAVRRARAFPYQLLAAFRSAGNEVPSPILEALQDAMEVATENVPRLEGKIYVCPDVSGSMSSPVTGHRKGATSSVRCIDVAALVAASILRQNPQAEVLPFESNVVPVRLNARDSIMTNAEKLAAVGGGGTNCSAPLAELNRRQAKGDLVVFISDNESWVDATNGRGTGTMREWTVFKRFNPQAQLVCIDLQPSATTQANEGESVLNVGGFSDQVFEVIAAFTEGRLGAEHWVGVMDAISL
- a CDS encoding RtcB family protein, encoding METATNQMSIQSTGEATGFLPAPENKGKPITVIGTKAIRDGFDAKCLEQALNSRGAPGVTDLVLNPDAHAGYGAPVGCVLVSPTHVYPGPVGVDIKCSMSLLQLDLPAAAIEDRPTRRALIDAILERTPTGAGKGQRSVKKGRAVDSALGRRVAIEGASVGVCHELGIPPEWATRCEDSFHLGHNNQSGDLAERLEFLLSTGRFAKFEDKVRQLGSYGGGNHFGECETVQVGTDERARRAAEVFGLRDGHVAFLSHCGSRGFGYQLANDQFRVLQSKFATWDIPLPGGDRELVYAPLGTPEANDYLNDMALGANFATVNHLLINALVLEAFQEVLPGARGSLVYFISHNIARREIVENRECWVHRKGATRAFPAHHYALKETPFYETGHPILLPGNPTAGSCVMVADPGAAKSCYSVNHGAGRAKGRKAAIRELDQSTVDQEFAAHDILTNCRTYPKDEAPAAYKDFNEVLSSVRLAGLASEVARLRARFVIKDSEDSLKGAA
- a CDS encoding DUF2892 domain-containing protein; translated protein: MTLERIIRMAAGTFVLSSLALAHYHSPNWLWFTAFVGFNLLQSSMTGFCPLEIVLKKLGVGKQQGCC